The Mycolicibacterium mageritense genome contains a region encoding:
- a CDS encoding membrane protein — protein sequence MTALTTPTHHAAPAHEPPAALRATGIIAALTVAIAIVAIAFALPAARSKPHDVPIGAAGPQAASSQVAQRLEQQAPGAFAVTYYPGEAALREAIRNRNVYGGIAFGPDGPTLLTATGASPAVAQLLSQVGSGIAAHSGITLHTEDLAPPTPDDPRGMGLAASALPITLAGMLPAVALVFVLKREVWTRLIATIVFAAVAGTTIAALLYYVFGAVTSNFWGVAAGLTLGVAAAALLMLGLGSVFGKAGLAVGALVALLLGNPLSGLTGAPELLPAGWGQLGQLLPQGANATLLRSTAFFDGAGAALAILVLSGWVVVGVTLVVISASRHSARARA from the coding sequence CATCGCCGCACTCACCGTGGCGATCGCGATCGTCGCGATCGCGTTCGCCCTACCCGCCGCGCGCTCCAAGCCGCACGATGTCCCGATCGGGGCCGCCGGGCCGCAGGCCGCCAGCAGTCAGGTCGCGCAACGCCTCGAACAACAGGCCCCGGGCGCCTTCGCGGTCACCTACTACCCCGGCGAGGCCGCCCTGCGCGAAGCCATCCGTAACCGGAACGTCTACGGCGGCATAGCCTTCGGGCCCGACGGTCCGACCCTGCTGACCGCGACCGGCGCGAGCCCGGCCGTCGCGCAGCTGCTGAGCCAGGTCGGTTCGGGCATCGCCGCGCACTCGGGCATCACCCTGCACACCGAGGATCTGGCCCCGCCCACGCCCGACGATCCCCGTGGCATGGGCCTGGCGGCGTCGGCCCTGCCGATCACCCTGGCCGGGATGCTGCCGGCCGTTGCGCTGGTGTTCGTCCTCAAGCGCGAGGTCTGGACCCGGCTGATCGCGACCATCGTGTTCGCGGCGGTCGCGGGCACCACCATCGCCGCGCTGCTCTACTACGTCTTCGGCGCCGTCACCTCCAACTTCTGGGGTGTGGCCGCCGGGCTGACGCTGGGTGTGGCCGCAGCGGCGCTGCTCATGCTGGGCCTTGGATCGGTGTTCGGGAAGGCCGGGCTGGCCGTGGGTGCGCTCGTCGCCCTGCTGCTGGGCAACCCGCTGTCTGGGCTGACCGGTGCCCCGGAACTGCTGCCGGCCGGCTGGGGTCAGCTCGGTCAGCTCCTGCCCCAGGGCGCCAACGCCACGCTGCTGCGTTCGACCGCGTTCTTCGACGGGGCAGGCGCCGCGCTGGCGATCCTGGTGCTGAGTGGCTGGGTCGTCGTCGGGGTGACTCTCGTGGTGATCAGCGCTTCGCGGCACTCGGCCAGAGCACGCGCATAG
- a CDS encoding FAD-binding oxidoreductase, producing the protein MGLEDRDALQTLRDAVDLDNGSDALIRDFYTHWFATDLSARDLFPPDMSHQRTVFARAVSWLFGELIAQRAEEPVAFLAQLGRDHRKYGVTQQHYDTMQDALYSTFQKHLARDWDDRLAQAAHDAVALMIGVMRGAADAEQAPAYCDGTVVEHIRATRDVSVIRLQLDQPLFYHPGQYVNVQVPQWPRRWRYLSPAIPADRSGAIEFHVRSVTGGMVSTAIVGETRPGDRWRLSSPHGGMHVDRDGEDVLMVAGSTGLAPLRTLIMDMTLYGVNPRVHLFFGGRFPCDLYDLKTLWQIASTNPWLSVTPVSEYSSDPPWAADYPDVQPPRGLHVRQTGRLPEVVTRYGNWGDRQILICGGPDMVEATKSALIARGAPAERIQHDPLTD; encoded by the coding sequence GTGGGACTCGAAGACCGTGACGCACTGCAGACGCTGCGTGATGCGGTCGACCTCGACAACGGGTCCGACGCCCTGATCCGCGACTTCTACACGCACTGGTTCGCCACCGACCTCTCGGCGCGTGACCTGTTCCCGCCGGACATGAGCCACCAGCGCACGGTGTTCGCCCGGGCGGTCAGCTGGCTGTTCGGGGAGCTGATCGCCCAGCGCGCCGAGGAGCCGGTGGCATTTCTCGCACAACTCGGCCGCGACCATCGCAAATACGGTGTGACACAACAGCATTACGACACCATGCAGGACGCGCTGTACAGCACGTTCCAGAAGCACCTGGCGCGGGACTGGGACGACCGGCTCGCGCAGGCCGCGCACGACGCGGTCGCGCTGATGATCGGTGTGATGCGCGGGGCCGCGGATGCCGAGCAGGCCCCGGCCTACTGTGACGGCACCGTCGTGGAGCACATCAGGGCCACGCGCGACGTGTCGGTGATCCGGCTGCAGTTGGACCAGCCGCTGTTCTATCACCCCGGGCAGTACGTCAACGTCCAGGTGCCGCAATGGCCACGGCGCTGGCGTTACCTGAGCCCCGCCATCCCCGCCGACCGCTCGGGTGCCATCGAGTTTCACGTCCGCTCGGTGACCGGTGGCATGGTCAGCACCGCGATCGTCGGCGAGACCCGGCCCGGTGACCGGTGGCGGCTGTCCAGCCCGCACGGCGGCATGCACGTGGACCGCGACGGCGAAGACGTCTTGATGGTGGCGGGTAGCACCGGGCTCGCCCCACTGCGCACACTGATCATGGACATGACGCTGTACGGCGTGAACCCACGTGTCCACCTGTTCTTCGGCGGCCGCTTCCCGTGCGATCTGTACGACCTGAAAACCCTGTGGCAGATCGCTTCCACCAACCCCTGGCTTTCGGTGACGCCGGTGTCGGAGTACAGCAGCGACCCGCCGTGGGCCGCCGACTACCCCGACGTGCAACCGCCCCGCGGCCTGCATGTGCGTCAGACCGGGCGACTGCCCGAGGTGGTGACCCGCTACGGCAACTGGGGCGACCGGCAGATACTGATCTGCGGCGGCCCCGACATGGTGGAGGCGACCAAGAGCGCGTTGATCGCCAGAGGCGCGCCGGCAGAACGCATCCAGCACGATCCGCTCACCGACTGA
- a CDS encoding aldose 1-epimerase, with protein sequence MADFQPVTLHDPSSSLTATYVPVAGMVCTSLADDGVEFLGQRRGLQAYISSGKTMGIPILYPWANRLSASKYGINGAVVTLTPGVAGVRTDEHGVPIHGVLAANPGWLVIEQTDNKLVAVLDWGGKPRLLATFPFPHILTMSVTLADRTLTVDTTVMPSTAASVPLCFGYHPYLKLPDVPREQWQLQTPTMRHLPVDNWGIPTGETAEWPGGTELLKTTELDHGFDQVRDGSVFAISGGGRRVEVTFNRGYQAAQLFAPGNDDVIGIEPMAAPTDALRRGNYPMAVPGKPETSTFSIKVG encoded by the coding sequence ATGGCCGACTTTCAACCCGTCACGCTGCATGACCCGTCGTCGTCGCTCACCGCGACGTACGTACCCGTCGCGGGCATGGTCTGCACGTCCCTGGCCGACGACGGTGTCGAGTTCCTCGGGCAGCGCCGCGGGCTGCAGGCCTACATCAGCAGCGGCAAGACCATGGGCATCCCGATCCTGTATCCGTGGGCAAACCGGTTGAGCGCCAGCAAGTACGGCATCAACGGTGCCGTGGTCACCCTGACTCCCGGGGTGGCAGGCGTGCGCACCGACGAGCACGGCGTGCCCATTCACGGTGTACTGGCCGCCAACCCGGGATGGCTCGTGATCGAACAGACCGACAACAAACTGGTCGCGGTCCTGGACTGGGGCGGCAAGCCCCGCCTGCTCGCGACGTTCCCGTTCCCGCACATCCTGACGATGTCGGTGACGCTTGCCGACCGGACGCTCACGGTCGACACCACGGTGATGCCGTCGACGGCGGCCTCGGTGCCGCTGTGTTTCGGCTACCACCCGTACCTCAAGCTGCCCGATGTGCCGCGTGAGCAATGGCAGCTGCAGACCCCCACCATGCGGCACCTGCCGGTGGACAACTGGGGCATCCCGACGGGCGAAACCGCGGAATGGCCCGGTGGCACTGAGCTTCTCAAGACCACCGAACTCGACCACGGCTTCGATCAGGTGCGCGACGGCTCGGTGTTCGCGATCTCCGGCGGCGGCCGCCGGGTCGAGGTCACGTTCAACCGGGGTTACCAGGCCGCCCAACTGTTCGCGCCAGGCAACGACGACGTCATCGGTATCGAGCCCATGGCCGCGCCGACCGACGCATTGCGGCGCGGCAACTACCCGATGGCCGTGCCGGGAAAACCGGAGACCAGCACGTTCTCGATCAAGGTCGGCTAG
- a CDS encoding PDR/VanB family oxidoreductase, giving the protein MAERTDGRAQRLSARTSSLLRPYTGEPPPGLYRAGRPDLLVRLAGTALPHLLSVVMRLGGDRELPELAAAVNRRPVRIVDRRRIARDADVVQLTLVAPDGAKLPGWHAGAHIDVYLPSGRARQYSLCGDPDREREYRIAVRRIPAGGGGSVEVHALSVGQTIEISDPRNAFMMPLPGSGSRAEKLRFVAGGIGITPILPMVRVAERVGLAWSLCYCGRHRDSMPFLDELSRFGDKVQVHTDDAAGVPGVGELLAGVDVRTAVYVCGPPPMLAAVRQGVSPGAELHFERFSPLPVVDGSPFEMQLARGAELVRVGREQSALTALRAVRPNLSYSCRQGFCGTCVQRVLDGEVDHRDRFLTDRQRASGQMLVCVSRAKTEGGRLILDL; this is encoded by the coding sequence ATGGCTGAGCGCACCGACGGGCGGGCCCAGCGCTTGTCCGCACGAACCTCGAGCCTTTTGCGCCCCTACACCGGCGAGCCTCCGCCAGGGCTCTACCGGGCCGGCCGCCCGGATCTGCTGGTCCGGCTCGCGGGCACGGCCCTACCGCATCTGCTTTCGGTCGTGATGCGCCTCGGCGGTGACCGGGAACTGCCCGAGCTCGCGGCAGCCGTCAACCGCAGGCCCGTGCGGATCGTGGACCGGCGGCGCATCGCACGCGACGCCGACGTCGTGCAATTGACCCTGGTTGCGCCCGACGGCGCGAAACTGCCGGGCTGGCACGCAGGCGCGCACATCGACGTGTACCTGCCCTCGGGACGCGCCCGGCAGTACTCGTTGTGCGGAGACCCGGACCGGGAACGGGAGTATCGGATCGCGGTCCGCCGGATCCCCGCGGGCGGTGGGGGATCGGTCGAGGTGCACGCCCTGTCTGTTGGACAGACAATCGAGATCAGCGATCCACGAAACGCTTTCATGATGCCGTTGCCGGGGTCGGGCTCGCGTGCCGAAAAGCTGCGCTTCGTCGCGGGCGGTATCGGGATCACGCCGATCCTGCCGATGGTGCGGGTTGCCGAACGAGTCGGTCTCGCATGGTCGCTGTGTTACTGCGGCAGACACCGCGACAGCATGCCGTTCCTGGACGAGCTGTCGAGGTTCGGCGACAAGGTGCAGGTGCACACCGACGACGCGGCCGGGGTGCCTGGGGTCGGCGAGCTACTGGCCGGCGTCGACGTACGGACCGCGGTGTACGTGTGCGGCCCGCCGCCGATGCTCGCGGCTGTCCGACAAGGTGTTTCGCCCGGCGCCGAGCTGCACTTCGAGCGGTTCTCCCCGCTCCCGGTGGTCGACGGCTCGCCGTTCGAGATGCAGCTCGCCCGCGGTGCCGAGCTGGTGCGGGTCGGCCGGGAGCAGAGCGCCCTCACGGCCCTGCGGGCAGTCCGGCCGAATCTGAGTTACTCGTGCCGGCAAGGGTTTTGCGGCACGTGCGTGCAACGCGTGCTCGACGGCGAGGTGGACCACCGCGATCGCTTCCTGACCGATCGGCAGCGTGCGAGCGGTCAGATGCTGGTATGTGTGTCCAGGGCCAAAACCGAAGGGGGACGGCTGATCCTGGACCTCTAG
- a CDS encoding metal-dependent hydrolase, with product MAPFFQQKGRMAIEDPAAGAEADRVSPEEIALRPRNVHFRWDTAPLHWIPGDPYASHAATALNLFLPVAERWFGRLLSDALEHVRDERLREEIIGFIGQEAVHAKTHDEVLVEYLRRHGIEPAPFLGQLEWLAGQYDQRVAAATPRNRRKALASGTHALSAAEHFTGVLGHWALNNTWDALGADPTMADLYRWHGAEEVEHRHVSYHVAKYFGMDYVAQAVAGVLVSFAFFTIILRGMKFLVHEDDALPNLGYVRLWWKIHASGKTGALPTTTFLVRSGLRLLRPDYHPVHEGNTAQAVAYLATSRAARAFDG from the coding sequence GTGGCACCCTTCTTCCAACAGAAGGGACGTATGGCGATCGAAGATCCTGCGGCCGGGGCAGAGGCGGATCGGGTCTCTCCCGAAGAAATCGCGCTCCGGCCCCGGAATGTTCATTTTCGTTGGGACACCGCCCCGCTGCACTGGATTCCGGGGGATCCCTATGCATCCCATGCCGCGACCGCGCTCAACCTCTTCCTGCCGGTCGCTGAGCGCTGGTTCGGCCGGTTGCTGTCCGACGCCCTGGAACACGTGCGCGACGAGCGCCTGCGTGAGGAGATCATCGGCTTCATCGGGCAGGAGGCGGTGCACGCCAAGACCCATGACGAGGTTCTTGTCGAATACCTGCGCAGGCACGGTATCGAGCCCGCACCGTTTCTCGGGCAACTGGAATGGCTGGCCGGCCAGTACGACCAGCGGGTCGCCGCGGCCACGCCACGAAACCGGCGCAAGGCGCTCGCCTCCGGCACGCACGCGCTGAGCGCGGCCGAACATTTCACCGGTGTGCTCGGCCATTGGGCGCTCAACAATACGTGGGACGCGTTGGGTGCGGATCCGACGATGGCCGACCTCTACCGGTGGCACGGTGCCGAAGAAGTCGAGCACCGCCACGTGTCCTACCACGTGGCCAAATACTTCGGCATGGACTACGTGGCCCAGGCCGTTGCGGGCGTGCTGGTGAGCTTCGCGTTCTTCACGATCATCCTGCGCGGCATGAAGTTCCTGGTGCACGAGGACGACGCGTTGCCAAACCTCGGGTACGTGCGGTTGTGGTGGAAGATCCACGCGTCCGGCAAGACCGGCGCGCTGCCCACCACGACGTTTCTCGTGCGTTCCGGGCTGCGGTTGCTGCGGCCCGACTATCACCCCGTCCACGAAGGGAACACCGCGCAGGCGGTCGCATATCTGGCCACGTCACGCGCGGCGCGCGCGTTCGATGGCTGA